The nucleotide sequence TGGGTTTCAAGGACAAATTAATGGCCAGTTAGGCGATGATATTCTGCCTCTTTATGATGTGATAGATCCTATAAGTGACAAGATTTCTGAGCTAGTGGCTCTGCAGTTAAGAGGGGCTGGTGAGGAAAAAAATAGAGTCAGTGAGCTATATTCTTCATCTGTTACTGTGTTTATGGCTCTGACCTTAGTTGCGATTGTTGTAAGTATCTTCATTGGTTTATGGGTTAAAAGAGCCGTTATGTTACCCATTGATGATATCGTCGTTAAGTTGGCTACTATTCAAAAAGAGTCCGATCTTACTGTTACATTCAAGATCTTTAATGATGATGAGCTTGGTCAAATCTCCTCTAATTTAACGTTAGTCATTAACCACCTGCGGGAGATTTTAGAATCTATCTTCCACGCCTCGAATACCGTAGGGGATTCGACGGCTAAGTTACGTGAATTTACTCAAAAAAACAGTGAGCGCATGTATGAGCAACAATCGGAGACTGAACAAACTGCTACAGCGATGAATCAGATGGTCGCAACTGTGGCTGAAGTTGCTCAAAATACAACTGTTGCTGCTGATTCAGCAAAAGATGCAGATACTAGTGCGGCAGATGGAGATAAGATAGTTCAACAGTCGATAACGAGTATGTCGTTTCTTTCGGATCAGATTGAACAAGCTGCTGAGGTGATAGGTCAATTGTCAGAAGAGAGTAGAAACATTGGCAGTGTGCTGGATGTGATTAAGGGAATAGCTGAGCAAACAAACCTGCTAGCATTAAATGCAGCTATTGAAGCTGCCAGAGCTGGGGAGCAGGGAAGAGGTTTTGCTGTTGTGGCCGATGAAGTAAGAACGTTAGCTCAACGTACTCAGAAGTCGACTCAAGAAATTGAATCTATGATTGAGCGTCTTCAAAAAGGGGTGCAACAAGCTGTTACCTCTATGGAGATGGGAATTAAGCTAGTGCACGATGCAAATGATAAGGCGAATTTGGCTGGTCAGGCGCTCAATAAAATTGTGGATTCAGTTGATAATATCAGTCATATGAATGTTCAAATTGCGACAGCGGCCGAAGAGCAAAGTTCTGTTGCTGAGAGTATTAATCGCAGCATTATAACCATCAGTGATATCGCTTTAGCATCGACTGATGCTTCTCATGAGCTATCGAGTTCAGTTGAGGAACTGAGTTCCCTGTCGGAGAATATGCGTTCCCAAGTAGGCAAGTTTAAGTTGTAAATTCATAGCGTTAACTTAGTGGTGTAATATTGTGGCTAATAGTAAGTTATTACCAATAATTCTGAGTAAGTGTATGACGATTATGCAAAATTTTTTTGGAATATTGAGATTAGTTTATGGCGATATAACTATGACTGAGTCGTTTAAAGTGCATTATTTCCTGATGAGTAAATATTATTAATCAGGATTCGCGTTGGCGGTACTCTTTTTTGTTTTTCTTACCTATTTTATAGAGTAAGCCTCGCGTGGCTCGTCGAAATTTGGGGAACAGGTAGCCTAGAGTGGTGAGTTTACCGCTGAGCCAGGGCATGGCTATTTCGGTAGCTTGACCTTGTGAGAGCTTGATAACTGCATTGGCGACCTGTTCTGGGCTACTCATAGGTTGCGAATAGACGATATCTTCTACTTCATCGATATCATCCATGATAAAGCTAGTATCGATTGGACCAGGCGATACAACAGCAACATTAATCGCCTTGTCTTTAAGTTCATCATGCAGGGCATAAGTGAAGGTTCGTAATCCAGCTTTGGTGCAGCTATAGGTTGCTGCGCCCTGCAGCGGAGCTCGACCTGCTAAGGAACCTACCATGACAATCGCATTTCTGCTGCCAGCTCTAGGATCTGGCATATGAGGTAAGACAAGAGCGCTAAGGTAGAGGGGAGACTTAAGGTTCAAATCTACCATGGCAGCGATTTGTGCGGGTGTTCGTTCGCTAAAACTCCCTCTATGATGCAGGCCCACATTATTGATTAAGACGTTAATGTAACCAAATTGTTCGATAGCCTTATCTACCAGGGTTTGACATGCTTGCAGATCGGCAATATCGGCGGTTAGCGCTAATACCTTAGCTTTAGGATATTGCATTAACGTATTTTCTAGCTCCTGTAACCCTGCTAAACCTCGTGCGGCTAATATTAAGTTCACTCCCTGCGGAAAAGCTTTTGCAAACCCAAGAGCACAAGCTGCACCAACTCCTTTCGATGCACCTGTAATTAATATTGTTGGTACAGAGCTTTGGTTTTGTTGATTTATTTTATGACGAGATTCATTGCTCATCTAGCAGCCTTATATTTTTGATTTAGTGTTTGATTACTATAAAGGCTAAATGAGATGGTTCAACTATATAACTTAACTTAAATATATTTATAGTTAAGTTAAGCGCTGTATCTATTGAAAGGTCGCATTTAATAACGTTAAATAGTGACAACATTCGCGAGCAAGTTACTGAATTATTTTTTAGAGCCATCTTATGTGAGTGTTAATTTTTTATCTACAAGATTAAGGTATTAATATCGTTGAGTTAATAGATAATAAGGTTGGTCTATGTCTTTGTTAAATAAAGGTAAGTGGCAGTTATTGCAAGATGAGTCATCATTGACGCACATTGATGTTTTTAATAAAGGCTTTACCCCTGAAGCGAATCGGTTTCATCTTTATATCAGTAAAGCGTGTCCATTTGCCCATCGCCCCTATCTGGTGTTGAGCTTACTCGGGTTGGATAAACAAGTATCGATATCTACGCTAGCAGCTAAACGCTTTGATTTAGGCTGGCAATTTGATAATGACTACCCGGATAACCTTAATAAAGCAGCAACCCTATCCGAGCTTTATGTCAAATCCAAAGCTGACTTTTCTGGCAAAGTGACGGTACCTGTTCTCTGGGATAAAGAACAACAAAGCATTATTAATGATGATTCTGCCTATTTAGCAAAATGTTTTGCGACTGACTGGCTTTCAATGGCTACCACACCAATAGACCTGTATCCGATTGAGTTGAATCAAGAAATAGATGAGCTATGCAAATGGCTTCATTACAACATCAATACAGGTGTTTATAGGGTTGGCTTCGCATCTATGCAAGCAACGTATGATATGCAGGTAGAGTCACTATTTGAGAGTTTAGCAATATTAGACAAAAAGTTGGCAGATAAAACTTACTTACTGGGTGAACAGTTAACATTAGCAGATGTTTATCTATGGCCGACACTCATTAGGTTTGAAGCTGTTTATCAACTTCTTTTTAAAGTAAATAAATATAGATTAGATTCATACAAGAATCTATATCGATACATGTTGAACTTGCTAGAAAATCCACAATTTTATTCAACACTTGATGTTGGTTACATAAAACAACATTATTTCTTTAGTTTTAAAGCACAAAATCCCACTGGCATTGTCCCTGTTGGCCCTGTTCTTCCTTGGTTATAGTTGAGTATTGCAGGTTTCAAATTGAGTCTGACAGAGCTGTAAAAATGCTTCAGCTTGCGGTGATAAATGCCTTTCTATAGAGCGAAAAATGCCTATTTCTCGCTCTATAAAAGGTGCTTTGAGTGGTATCCAAACTAAGTTTTTATTTTCTAATGGGAAAGCTAACTTAGGTAGTGTGGTTACGCCTATGTCTAATTCAAGCACTGAAAATAATGAGGTGATATTCTCAACATCATAGTTTGCTTGTTCAGCTAAGACTGCTGCAGGTGTAGTGGCGAGTAGTCTACACGTACCATTTTTGACGAAAGGGAATGGACTTATATCGGTCCAATCAACCCCTAGTGTATTGCTGGCAAGGGGATGCTCTTTTTGACAAACAAGGCCAAGAGGGTCGGTGAAAAGCGGGAAAAATTCTATTCTGTGGTCATTAATATGCAAACAGTTTCCTAACGCTAAATCAACCTCTCCGGCGAGTAACCTTTTCTCTATTCCCACCGCATTATCATCGATTAACGACACATGAACTTCAGGATGGTCATTGCAAAAAAAAGCTAATACTTTCGGTAACAGTTTTGCAGCGACGGAAGGAACT is from Shewanella sp. MTB7 and encodes:
- a CDS encoding methyl-accepting chemotaxis protein; translation: MLNFKIKQKMTLGLLVPLIIMSCICFLAVNMMGKIESGVVRIYNDRVVPLEELKFIGDDYAVYVIDAINKANAGAFTAEEASKALRDASLRISKKWQAFLTTELTEEEVQLSQEANRLFSAADLSISQMIQKLDGFQGQINGQLGDDILPLYDVIDPISDKISELVALQLRGAGEEKNRVSELYSSSVTVFMALTLVAIVVSIFIGLWVKRAVMLPIDDIVVKLATIQKESDLTVTFKIFNDDELGQISSNLTLVINHLREILESIFHASNTVGDSTAKLREFTQKNSERMYEQQSETEQTATAMNQMVATVAEVAQNTTVAADSAKDADTSAADGDKIVQQSITSMSFLSDQIEQAAEVIGQLSEESRNIGSVLDVIKGIAEQTNLLALNAAIEAARAGEQGRGFAVVADEVRTLAQRTQKSTQEIESMIERLQKGVQQAVTSMEMGIKLVHDANDKANLAGQALNKIVDSVDNISHMNVQIATAAEEQSSVAESINRSIITISDIALASTDASHELSSSVEELSSLSENMRSQVGKFKL
- a CDS encoding SDR family NAD(P)-dependent oxidoreductase, whose amino-acid sequence is MSNESRHKINQQNQSSVPTILITGASKGVGAACALGFAKAFPQGVNLILAARGLAGLQELENTLMQYPKAKVLALTADIADLQACQTLVDKAIEQFGYINVLINNVGLHHRGSFSERTPAQIAAMVDLNLKSPLYLSALVLPHMPDPRAGSRNAIVMVGSLAGRAPLQGAATYSCTKAGLRTFTYALHDELKDKAINVAVVSPGPIDTSFIMDDIDEVEDIVYSQPMSSPEQVANAVIKLSQGQATEIAMPWLSGKLTTLGYLFPKFRRATRGLLYKIGKKNKKEYRQRES
- a CDS encoding LysR family transcriptional regulator, with the protein product MDIKLQQLRYFSLVAEKGGFRAASHTANRSQAALSTSVKELEKILGQALFDTGHKAKLTPYGEVCLPMVNQFLHLYQSLNNDLRAAAKGQLGCLKIASVPSVAAKLLPKVLAFFCNDHPEVHVSLIDDNAVGIEKRLLAGEVDLALGNCLHINDHRIEFFPLFTDPLGLVCQKEHPLASNTLGVDWTDISPFPFVKNGTCRLLATTPAAVLAEQANYDVENITSLFSVLELDIGVTTLPKLAFPLENKNLVWIPLKAPFIEREIGIFRSIERHLSPQAEAFLQLCQTQFETCNTQL
- a CDS encoding glutathione S-transferase C-terminal domain-containing protein, producing the protein MSLLNKGKWQLLQDESSLTHIDVFNKGFTPEANRFHLYISKACPFAHRPYLVLSLLGLDKQVSISTLAAKRFDLGWQFDNDYPDNLNKAATLSELYVKSKADFSGKVTVPVLWDKEQQSIINDDSAYLAKCFATDWLSMATTPIDLYPIELNQEIDELCKWLHYNINTGVYRVGFASMQATYDMQVESLFESLAILDKKLADKTYLLGEQLTLADVYLWPTLIRFEAVYQLLFKVNKYRLDSYKNLYRYMLNLLENPQFYSTLDVGYIKQHYFFSFKAQNPTGIVPVGPVLPWL